Proteins encoded in a region of the Lolium rigidum isolate FL_2022 unplaced genomic scaffold, APGP_CSIRO_Lrig_0.1 contig_10342_1, whole genome shotgun sequence genome:
- the LOC124680227 gene encoding uncharacterized protein LOC124680227 isoform X1 — protein sequence MKPSEAAATAWSRLRQPLPEILTEIFARLPAKSAARFRCLSYEWFATLSSDYFVDLHVRRSNRPGRPRLLLAPIGSLYDGHIYSWKPGGPVERLMTDDFASNGLLVPNTKPCHGLVLMRCTDHGGYFVCNPCTGEVLALPDSKLPLKMTLRIATRGQPEAPYFFEVAYGLGYCSITRQHKVVRLFRNIEVSSCEVFELDTPAYWRPTAEQPPLCHVKEQKMAVFFNGYLHFLCTDASITTFNTCSETFGSLPPPTGFVNASPVLTELDGYLCFCYGEPDTDDPYHVFLLRDYMKGRWEKLCCIDRMAWPESERMLLRSLCIAPLAMYHSDDGQRKIMFGTGSCKVFGVDFDSNTPEILFTPDGTIIGSCEDDSNLPLCLFEEYLGPVGRTLDEMVLSSPITKAWSDILKWLPGRSVSELSLVCREWRAMIMADCFIHSHVIHANLNKSPRIMVVLDPRFGHYMDLKDFVDAGVPHLLGNLVCNPQPCHGLNVGSCSSWDYVCNPVMGYCEYIEPDVDDGTLFAGRMGLGFDSAINKHVLVHITYKEKNLETREYELQCKFRYVDVKEWILVDPPPRPIADVPPVYASGKIYWMVDPELGQFSLSCEIVAFNVETDEFEVLQGPPCSHEKGRMSILQIGGALCVACSNKSMNVIDIWRMKDIGTWLIEHHIELSGFSPEYSSENTTPLVVNPKDGRIFLNTGLSLGYYDPKMVALETIYSVGILEHAGKICPIICDESLVRPLGRT from the coding sequence ATGAAGCCGTCTGAGGCAGCCGCGACGGCATGGAGCCGTCTGAGGCAGCCGCTGCCCGAGATCCTCACAGAGATTTTCGCCCGTCTCCCAGCTAAGTCGGCCGCCCGCTTCCGCTGCCTTTCTTACGAGTGGTTCGCGACTCTCTCGTCGGACTACTTCGTGGACCTCCACGTCCGGAGATCCAACAGGCCGGGACGCCCCAGGCTGCTCCTTGCTCCGATAGGTTCCCTCTATGATGGCCACATCTATTCATGGAAGCCCGGTGGCCCCGTTGAGAGGCTCATGACGGACGATTTTGCGTCGAATGGTTTGCTTGTTCCTAACACCAAGCCCTGCCATGGCCTCGTCCTGATGCGGTGCACTGACCATGGTGGGTACTTTGTTTGTAACCCTTGTACCGGTGAGGTCTTAGCTCTACCTGACAGCAAGTTGCCATTGAAGATGACTTTGCGGATTGCCACACGTGGCCAACCTGAAGCACCATACTTCTTTGAGGTAGCTTATGGCCTTGGTTACTGCTCGATTACCAGGCAGCATAAAGTAGTGCGTTTGTTTCGGAACATTGAAGTGTCAAGCTGTGAGGTATTTGAGCTTGACACACCTGCATACTGGAGGCCCACTGCTGAACAGCCTCCATTGTGCCATGTCAAGGAGCAGAAGATGGCTGTTTTCTTCAACGGATATCTGCATTTCCTCTGCACTGATGCTAGCATTACCACTTTCAATACTTGCAGTGAGACCTTTGGTTCGTTGCCACCGCCGACAGGTTTTGTGAACGCCTCACCGGTGCTGACGGAGCTGGATGGCTACTTATGTTTCTGCTATGGAGAACCTGATACTGATGATCCTTACCATGTCTTCCTGCTAAGAGATTACATGAAAGGCAGGTGGGAGAAGCTCTGTTGCATTGATCGAATGGCTTGGCCAGAATCTGAGCGAATGCTACTGCGGTCTCTCTGCATTGCCCCACTTGCCATGTATCATTCAGATGATGGACAGAGGAAGATCATGTTCGGGACTGGATCTTGCAAAGTGTTTGGAGTTGACTTTGACAGCAACACCCCAGAGATTTTATTCACACCGGACGGAACCATCATTGGTAGCTGTGAAGATGACTCTAACCTGCCGCTTTGTCTGTTTGAGGAGTACCTCGGTCCAGTGGGACGAACACTTGATGAGATGGTCTTGTCATCACCGATCACTAAAGCTTGGTCTGACATCCTCAAGTGGTTGCCCGGACGCTCGGTGTCCGAGTTGAGCTTGGTTTGCAGGGAATGGCGTGCAATGATCATGGCAGACTGTTTCATTCACTCGCATGTCATTCATGCTAATTTGAACAAGAGCCCTCGGATCATGGTCGTCTTGGATCCTCGTTTTGGACATTATATGGATCTGAAGGACTTTGTTGATGCGGGTGTGCCACACTTACTTGGTAATCTTGTATGTAACCCCCAGCCTTGTCACGGCCTGAATGTAGGGAGCTGCAGTTCATGGGATTATGTATGCAATCCTGTTATGGGTTATTGTGAGTACATCGAGCCTGACGTTGATGATGGCACTTTGTTTGCTGGGCGTATGGGATTGGGTTTTGACTCAGCTATTAACAAGCATGTACTGGTGCATATTACCTACAAAGAGAAGAACCTGGAAACACGAGAGTATGAACTGCAGTGTAAATTTCGGTATGTGGATGTCAAGGAGTGGATTTTGGTAGACCCTCCTCCTAGACCAATTGCTGATGTTCCTCCTGTCTACGCCAGTGGGAAAATCTACTGGATGGTAGACCCTGAGCTTGGACAATTTTCTCTAAGCTGTGAAATTGTGGCGTTCAATGTTGAGACAGATGAATTTGAGGTTCTGCAAGGTCCTCCATGCAGCCATGAGAAAGGCCGTATGTCCATCCTCCAGATTGGGGGTGCACTTTGTGTGGCTTGTTCAAACAAAAGCATGAATGTGATTGACATATGGAGGATGAAGGACATCGGCACCTGGTTAATAGAACATCATATAGAGCTCAGTGGGTTCTCCCCTGAGTATTCGTCGGAGAATACTACACCTTTGGTCGTAAATCCGAAGGATGGTCGGATTTTTCTCAACACAGGTTTGTCACTGGGCTATTATGACCCAAAGATGGTGGCATTGGAGACCATTTACAGTGTGGGCATCCTGGAGCACGCCGGCAAAATCTGCCCTATTATCTGTGATGAAAGTTTAGTCCGCCCACTTGGGCGAACCTAA
- the LOC124680219 gene encoding uncharacterized protein LOC124680219 — protein sequence MADRLLLLALVLASAASVLIASPVDAARPCDTLLISSNSANANPSNDPDHSAPLATTVITVFRVRRFGPHLLRAHGHAQPHLNRHHHLHSIPANIQIRHPELPELPHSAAGAAASIQERLNGILMVVVGILTAASVYLVWSVITGTGALSHYDDEAPDSGSPKKVGYVIISTEAHGGGKN from the coding sequence atggccgaccgcctcctcctgctcgccctggtcctcgcctccgccgcatccGTCCTCATAGCCTCCCCAGTCGACGCCGCGCGTCCGTGCGACACcctcctcatctcctccaactCGGCCAACGCCAACCCGAGCAACGACCCCGACCACAGCGCACCCCTCGCCACGACGGTCATCACCGTCTTCCGCGTCCGCCGCTTCGGGCCCCATCTCCTCCGCGCCCACGGCCACGCGCAACCCCACctcaaccgccaccaccacctgcacTCCATCCCCGCGAACATCCAGATCCGCCACCCCGAGCTGCCAGAGCTCCCACACTCTGCGGCAGGCGCCGCCGCCAGTATCCAGGAGCGCCTCAATGGCATCCTGATGGTAGTCGTCGGGATCCTCACCGCCGCTTCCGTGTACCTCGTCTGGTCCGTAATCACCGGCACCGGCGCGCTCTCCCACTACGACGACGAGGCGCCCGACTCCGGGAGCCCCAAGAAGGTCGGCTACGTCATCATCTCCACCGAGGCCCACGGAGGCGGTAAGAACTAG